In a single window of the Pseudomonas entomophila genome:
- a CDS encoding DMT family transporter yields the protein MNAYTYLAIAICAEVIATASMKAVKGLSTPLPLLLMICGYGVAFWMLTLVVRSIPVGIAYAIWSGLGIVLISVAALVIYGQKLDVPAMLGMAMIVGGVVVIQVFSNTAGH from the coding sequence ATGAACGCCTATACCTATCTCGCCATCGCCATCTGCGCCGAAGTCATCGCCACCGCCTCCATGAAGGCGGTCAAGGGGCTGAGCACACCGCTGCCGTTGCTGTTGATGATCTGTGGCTACGGGGTGGCTTTCTGGATGCTGACCCTGGTGGTGCGCAGCATTCCGGTGGGCATCGCCTATGCGATCTGGTCGGGGCTGGGCATCGTGCTGATCAGCGTCGCAGCCCTGGTGATCTATGGGCAGAAGCTGGATGTCCCGGCGATGCTGGGCATGGCCATGATCGTCGGTGGCGTGGTGGTGATCCAGGT